From Thermoanaerobaculia bacterium, one genomic window encodes:
- a CDS encoding AarF/ABC1/UbiB kinase family protein — protein MSGERVGDFPLLVETPPPGLVGRYFGTQKHVLGLIGGGITAWVRSRTPPYPRGYGLARFAAFCARPFLDKNLLALPFPVQLRKRLEILGPTYIKLGQVLSLREDILPAQITDELKNLLDRLPAVPLDRLKEIIEKDLKRPVIAMFSWIDPNPLGSASIGQVHKAKLLDGRVVIVKVVKPGNRELLKRDTILLNLLGRFLQTFLERLQPRKVFKEFSEYTLRELDLTREADNAETFAANFRDMPDVVFPKIFREFSGRDVLCMEFLDGYKPTAAATQELDQEQRAHLLDLGAASIIRMLYRDGFFHADLHPGNLMILPGPKVGFIDLGMVGRFTEELKRSLMYYYYCLVMGDSENAARYLSMVAQPGRRGDVVGFRKEVEEICRRWAKTSNFKEYPLAHLILRSVAQGARYDMYFPVETVLMVKALVTFEGVGQILNPGFDVKEVSQKHVNAIFLEQFSPFRLAKEGMRGAPELIEALSKAPMLITEGLRLLESAQHKPHENPFAGLKTTLLAGACIIAAAILISFGRPWYYYAPLLTLGGLLAIWRRR, from the coding sequence ATGAGCGGCGAGCGGGTCGGCGACTTTCCGCTGCTGGTCGAGACCCCGCCGCCAGGTCTCGTCGGGAGGTATTTCGGCACACAGAAGCACGTCCTCGGCCTGATCGGTGGCGGCATCACCGCCTGGGTGCGGAGCCGCACCCCGCCGTACCCGCGCGGCTACGGCCTGGCGCGCTTCGCCGCCTTCTGCGCGCGCCCCTTCCTCGACAAGAATCTCCTCGCGCTGCCGTTCCCGGTGCAGCTGCGCAAGCGCCTCGAGATCCTCGGGCCCACCTACATCAAGCTCGGGCAGGTGCTCTCGCTGCGCGAGGACATCCTGCCGGCCCAGATCACCGACGAGCTCAAGAACCTCCTCGACCGCCTGCCGGCGGTGCCGCTCGACCGCCTGAAGGAGATCATCGAGAAGGACCTGAAGCGCCCGGTGATCGCGATGTTCTCCTGGATCGATCCCAATCCGCTCGGCTCGGCCTCGATCGGACAGGTGCACAAGGCGAAGCTCCTCGACGGCCGCGTGGTCATCGTCAAGGTCGTCAAGCCGGGCAATCGCGAGCTCCTGAAGCGCGACACGATCCTGCTCAATCTCCTCGGCCGCTTCCTCCAGACCTTCCTCGAGCGGCTGCAACCGCGCAAGGTCTTCAAGGAGTTCTCCGAGTACACCCTGCGCGAGCTCGATCTCACCCGGGAGGCCGACAACGCCGAGACCTTCGCCGCCAACTTCCGCGACATGCCGGATGTCGTCTTCCCGAAGATCTTCCGCGAGTTCTCCGGCCGCGACGTTCTGTGCATGGAGTTCCTCGACGGCTACAAACCGACCGCGGCGGCGACGCAGGAGCTCGATCAGGAACAGCGCGCCCACCTGCTCGACCTCGGAGCCGCCTCGATCATCCGGATGCTCTACCGGGACGGCTTCTTCCATGCCGACCTCCACCCGGGGAACCTGATGATCCTGCCCGGACCCAAAGTCGGTTTCATCGACCTCGGCATGGTGGGCCGCTTCACCGAGGAGCTCAAGCGGTCGCTCATGTACTACTACTACTGCCTGGTCATGGGCGACTCCGAGAACGCGGCGCGCTATCTCTCGATGGTGGCGCAACCCGGCCGCCGCGGCGACGTCGTCGGCTTCAGGAAGGAGGTCGAGGAGATTTGCCGGCGCTGGGCGAAGACCTCGAACTTCAAGGAGTATCCGCTCGCCCACCTGATCCTGCGCTCGGTGGCGCAGGGGGCGCGCTACGACATGTACTTCCCCGTCGAAACGGTGTTGATGGTCAAGGCTCTGGTGACCTTCGAGGGTGTCGGCCAGATCCTGAACCCCGGTTTCGACGTGAAAGAGGTCTCGCAGAAGCACGTCAACGCGATCTTCCTCGAGCAGTTCTCGCCGTTCCGCCTGGCGAAAGAGGGCATGCGTGGCGCCCCCGAGCTCATCGAGGCGCTCTCGAAGGCCCCCATGCTCATCACCGAGGGCCTGCGCCTGCTCGAGTCGGCCCAGCACAAGCCACACGAGAATCCGTTCGCCGGCCTGAAGACGACCCTGCTCGCCGGCGCCTGCATCATCGCCGCGGCGATCCTCATCTCCTTCGGCCGCCCCTGGTACTACTACGCCCCCCTGCTGACTCTCGGCGGGCTGCTCGCCATCTGGCGCCGGCGCTAG
- the tnpB gene encoding IS66 family insertion sequence element accessory protein TnpB, which translates to MIGSTRQVSVFALGAPADLRKGFDGLTSLVSRELQHEPLSAALYLFVNRMRQGAKVLLWDGTGLCIYAKRLERGRFAALWRDDACSALRLELTPDDPRSQMKPRLVMEESLMGNRVSMEWPDRTIRLGGSWIAPLIANKLLSFGLGVLGVAFLETWRRRR; encoded by the coding sequence GTGATCGGCTCGACGCGGCAGGTTTCGGTCTTTGCCCTCGGCGCGCCAGCCGATCTGCGCAAGGGCTTCGATGGCCTGACGTCGCTGGTCAGCCGCGAGCTGCAGCACGAGCCGCTGTCGGCCGCTCTCTACCTCTTCGTCAATCGGATGCGGCAGGGGGCGAAAGTGCTGCTCTGGGACGGTACCGGGCTGTGCATCTACGCCAAGCGTCTCGAACGCGGGCGCTTCGCTGCACTTTGGCGCGATGATGCGTGCTCCGCGCTGCGCCTCGAGCTTACGCCCGATGACCCGAGATCGCAAATGAAACCGCGTCTCGTCATGGAGGAGTCGCTGATGGGCAACAGGGTCTCGATGGAGTGGCCAGATCGGACAATCCGATTGGGAGGCTCTTGGATCGCCCCACTCATCGCGAACAAGCTCCTGAGTTTCGGACTGGGTGTCCTTGGTGTGGCCTTCCTGGAGACTTGGCGCCGGCGGCGTTGA
- a CDS encoding transposase yields the protein MSKTSGDVRARTRRFENREHPTATRFSAEFREEVVALARGRRALGVPVARIAAELGVRTRTLALWLRTAPKRRLRRVKLAPDATPAAPPATSSTMAVTVGPVRVEGLDFESVVRLVRVLA from the coding sequence ATGAGCAAGACGAGTGGGGATGTGCGCGCGCGGACTCGGCGGTTCGAGAATCGCGAGCATCCGACGGCGACGCGATTTTCAGCGGAGTTTCGAGAAGAGGTCGTGGCCCTGGCGCGAGGGCGTCGTGCGCTGGGGGTGCCGGTGGCACGGATCGCCGCGGAGCTGGGCGTGCGCACACGAACTTTGGCGCTGTGGCTTAGGACCGCGCCGAAGCGGCGGCTGCGCCGCGTCAAGTTGGCGCCGGATGCGACGCCAGCGGCGCCGCCTGCGACCTCTTCGACAATGGCGGTGACGGTGGGCCCGGTGCGCGTCGAGGGCCTGGACTTCGAGAGCGTGGTGCGCCTGGTGCGCGTTCTCGCGTGA
- a CDS encoding RHS repeat protein, which yields MSVRQSGVDPIWGAQAGGPVEQIFSTPGGLLSMVHTTEEATVTAPDPFSLATRQRTTVVNGRTYTATYEAALHEWLRESPLGRASRTVIDDLGRPTEVQAANLLPTSFAYDSRGRLESIVRGAGAEQRRVEFGYDPLGRVSTITDPLLREVTFTYDAANRVQSQTLPGGRTVGFTWDPKGNLTSLTPPGRPAHGFSYTPVDLTEEYAPPGVGQGPPETTYEYNLDRNPTMITRPDGQTIALGYDSAQRLTSITSPRGAATVTYDPVSGHIASMETPEGNTLSYTMDGPLVTAATWSGEVEGSVERTYDNDLRISSISVNGENPVSYAYDDDGLVIQAGDMSLTRDPQSGSLTGTTLGVVMTNYSYSAFGELATMSAAVSGTPIYTTTYTRDRLGRITTKVEMIQGVTKTYEYGYDPAGRLDTVTIDGILEADYDYDLNGNRLSKTTPGGTETGTYDDQDRMLTYAGAAYTYTANGEVLTKTDGAEVTTFQYDAFGNLVRVDLPDGTQVVYVVDGKNRRISRSVQGVPAGRLIWQGQLAPAAEVGNDGSVVSRFVYASRVNVPDLIIRSGQVYRVLHDHLGSPRLVVNSSTGSVVQHVDIDEWGIVAADTSPGWQPFGFAGGLADDQHSTVRFGARDYSAREGRWLSKDPLAFRARAANLFEYSGSNPLNSADPTGLATLYCELSGTRAWGGSPGLGATGFVGVGLDTEGSVFAFAGTGVAFGAGRGYGVSVGVSGAPTGADHGGEGGGLALATPWASGGVTRSGPGVDGAGETYWGGEFGTPGAGAFSTETQTKVWDYNVLDPISGAVRRAGQLIGDAWDGLEDLFDFSDEDPYGRRPGPDDSCGCNP from the coding sequence GTGAGCGTGCGCCAGAGCGGAGTCGACCCGATCTGGGGAGCGCAGGCGGGCGGGCCGGTCGAGCAGATCTTCTCGACCCCCGGCGGGCTGCTGTCGATGGTCCACACGACGGAGGAAGCTACGGTCACCGCGCCGGATCCGTTCAGCCTCGCGACGCGACAGCGGACGACCGTGGTCAACGGGCGGACCTATACTGCGACCTACGAGGCGGCGCTGCATGAATGGCTGCGGGAGAGCCCGCTCGGGCGCGCGAGCCGGACCGTGATCGACGATCTGGGGCGCCCGACGGAAGTCCAGGCGGCGAATCTCCTGCCAACGAGTTTCGCCTATGACTCGCGCGGTCGGCTGGAGTCGATCGTGCGCGGCGCTGGAGCGGAACAGCGCAGAGTCGAGTTCGGATACGACCCGCTGGGCCGCGTCTCCACGATCACTGACCCGCTCCTGCGCGAGGTAACCTTCACCTACGACGCCGCGAACCGCGTCCAGAGCCAGACGCTTCCTGGCGGGCGAACAGTCGGATTCACCTGGGACCCCAAAGGAAACCTCACCTCGCTCACGCCGCCGGGGAGGCCTGCCCATGGTTTCTCGTACACGCCGGTCGACCTGACCGAGGAGTATGCGCCGCCGGGGGTCGGCCAGGGGCCGCCGGAAACGACGTACGAGTACAACCTCGACCGCAATCCGACGATGATCACGCGCCCGGACGGACAGACGATCGCCCTCGGCTACGACAGCGCACAGCGACTGACCTCGATCACCTCACCTCGCGGCGCTGCGACGGTCACCTACGATCCGGTATCCGGGCATATCGCCTCGATGGAGACGCCAGAAGGGAATACGCTCTCGTACACGATGGACGGGCCGCTCGTAACCGCCGCGACCTGGTCGGGCGAAGTCGAGGGGTCGGTCGAGCGCACCTACGACAACGACCTCCGGATCTCGTCGATCTCGGTCAACGGCGAGAATCCAGTGAGCTACGCCTACGACGACGATGGCCTAGTGATCCAGGCGGGCGACATGTCGCTGACACGCGACCCGCAGTCGGGATCCCTCACCGGAACGACGCTTGGGGTAGTGATGACGAACTACTCCTACTCCGCGTTCGGTGAGCTCGCGACGATGAGCGCCGCGGTCTCGGGCACTCCGATCTATACAACCACCTACACGCGCGACAGACTGGGTCGGATCACGACCAAGGTCGAGATGATTCAGGGCGTCACGAAGACTTACGAGTACGGCTACGACCCCGCCGGCCGCCTCGACACCGTCACCATCGACGGCATCCTCGAGGCCGACTACGACTATGACCTCAACGGCAACCGCCTGTCGAAAACCACCCCCGGCGGCACCGAAACCGGCACCTACGACGATCAGGATCGGATGCTCACTTACGCGGGCGCGGCGTACACTTATACCGCCAACGGCGAGGTGCTCACGAAGACTGATGGCGCTGAGGTCACTACGTTTCAGTACGATGCTTTCGGAAATCTTGTGAGGGTTGACCTTCCCGATGGGACTCAGGTCGTCTACGTGGTCGATGGGAAGAACCGTCGGATCTCCAGGAGCGTCCAGGGTGTGCCAGCTGGCCGCTTGATCTGGCAGGGTCAGCTCGCTCCTGCTGCCGAGGTTGGCAATGATGGCAGCGTCGTTTCTCGATTCGTCTACGCAAGTCGGGTGAATGTCCCTGACCTCATCATTCGAAGCGGACAGGTATATCGCGTCCTTCACGATCACCTTGGGAGTCCCAGGCTTGTGGTTAACTCATCGACTGGATCTGTCGTTCAACATGTCGATATTGACGAGTGGGGCATTGTCGCAGCCGATACAAGTCCCGGCTGGCAGCCGTTTGGTTTCGCTGGTGGGCTCGCTGACGATCAGCACTCAACGGTCCGGTTCGGCGCACGCGACTATTCTGCTCGAGAGGGGCGTTGGCTTTCGAAAGACCCTCTCGCCTTTCGAGCGCGTGCGGCGAACCTCTTCGAGTACTCGGGCTCGAATCCGCTGAACAGTGCGGATCCGACGGGTTTGGCAACTCTCTACTGCGAGTTGTCCGGGACCCGCGCATGGGGAGGAAGTCCGGGATTGGGAGCAACAGGATTCGTTGGAGTCGGTCTCGATACCGAGGGCAGTGTCTTCGCCTTTGCTGGCACTGGCGTGGCGTTCGGTGCGGGAAGGGGATACGGCGTCTCCGTAGGAGTTTCTGGCGCTCCAACTGGCGCCGACCATGGCGGCGAGGGTGGGGGGCTGGCTCTAGCTACGCCTTGGGCATCGGGTGGCGTGACCCGCTCTGGTCCTGGGGTCGATGGCGCTGGAGAGACCTACTGGGGAGGAGAGTTTGGAACGCCGGGAGCCGGGGCCTTCTCTACCGAGACGCAGACGAAAGTCTGGGACTACAACGTGCTTGATCCTATTTCAGGGGCAGTCCGGAGGGCGGGTCAGCTGATCGGGGACGCCTGGGATGGGCTCGAGGATCTCTTTGATTTCTCAGACGAAGATCCCTATGGGAGGAGACCAGGTCCCGACGACTCGTGTGGCTGCAACCCATGA